A stretch of Roseofilum reptotaenium CS-1145 DNA encodes these proteins:
- a CDS encoding photosystem II protein Y — protein MDWRVVIVLLPIAIAGGWALFNIGAAALNQIQNLLNNEEA, from the coding sequence ATGGATTGGCGTGTAGTCATTGTTTTACTACCGATCGCTATAGCTGGAGGATGGGCCCTTTTCAATATTGGTGCAGCCGCTTTAAATCAGATTCAGAACTTGTTAAACAACGAGGAAGCGTAG
- a CDS encoding DUF732 domain-containing protein, translating to MSLISKLSCLSLTSLLVSLTSPALAQLPLTPASFEDFLPTLLTPLEQQAYQAIGQEKALELAQQTCSALNSGQTLQEHINTVAQQLAAQGVTETQAQAVAGFSSKVMVAGVATLCPEHLTNLQQLQLPSP from the coding sequence ATGTCCTTAATCTCCAAACTCTCCTGTCTCAGCCTAACCTCCCTCCTGGTTAGTCTCACCTCCCCTGCATTAGCTCAACTTCCCCTTACCCCTGCCAGTTTTGAAGACTTCCTTCCCACCTTATTAACGCCCCTCGAACAACAAGCTTATCAGGCGATCGGACAAGAAAAAGCCCTAGAATTAGCCCAACAAACATGCAGCGCCTTAAACTCTGGACAAACCCTCCAAGAACATATCAACACGGTAGCTCAACAACTCGCTGCACAAGGCGTTACCGAAACACAAGCACAAGCCGTTGCTGGATTCAGTAGCAAAGTCATGGTTGCTGGCGTTGCCACCCTTTGCCCCGAACACCTCACCAACTTACAACAACTTCAACTCCCCAGTCCTTAA
- a CDS encoding SLC13 family permease, with protein MPIILTLTVVVLGLISFITEWLPADITALSIAIALMLLGLVTPEEGISGFSNPATITVMAMFILSAGITKTGVIQVVRNRIIRWAGNHPSQQVFVMGSIVGPISGFINNTAIVAIFLPIIEEWSKRQKISPSKLLIPLSYSTILGGLLTLIGTSTNILASGVSAQLGYGEFSVFQFTKLGILVFIIGLTYLALVAPKLLPDHQTHLVGEDYNLKDYVSEVVISPRSSLIGKTLQRTKIQRKFDLDVLEIIRDKQRFSQPLGDKVLNAGDILVIRSSRDELLKIRESRGLEILADVKFQEQPIEKVIASGEEKIAEVLILSNSRLIGTTLKELRFRQRYNATVLAIRRGAEFVQGRLGKIRLKFGDLLLIQGPRQSFLGLQTTRELLVLEEKPVDISRRQKAKTALGITTGVILLAAFNILPILVSSLTGVVLMIMTGCLKPGEIYGSVRWDVIFLLAGLIPLGIAMNKSGATQWLAQNLIHLGGNFSGYWILFFFFIITSLLTEILSNNASVILMLPIAVEVAKTLDLNPYAFMYAVVFAASNSFMTPIGYQTNAMVYSPGGYKFFDFTKVGAPLSILMMFTVPLLINFIYGL; from the coding sequence ATGCCCATTATTCTCACGCTGACTGTTGTTGTTCTTGGTTTAATTTCTTTCATTACAGAATGGCTACCTGCCGATATTACCGCTCTCTCCATTGCCATTGCTTTAATGTTACTGGGACTGGTCACTCCTGAAGAAGGGATTTCTGGCTTTAGTAATCCTGCCACAATCACCGTTATGGCCATGTTTATCCTCAGTGCAGGAATCACCAAAACCGGTGTGATTCAAGTTGTCCGGAACCGGATAATCCGTTGGGCAGGAAATCATCCCTCTCAGCAAGTTTTCGTCATGGGTTCAATTGTCGGGCCTATCTCAGGATTCATTAATAATACCGCAATTGTAGCCATTTTTTTGCCGATTATTGAAGAATGGAGTAAACGCCAAAAAATTTCACCCAGTAAGTTACTCATTCCCTTATCTTATTCCACAATTTTAGGCGGATTGCTCACCTTAATCGGCACATCAACCAATATTCTCGCCAGTGGTGTATCGGCTCAACTTGGCTATGGTGAATTTTCAGTCTTTCAGTTTACCAAATTGGGAATATTAGTATTTATTATTGGCCTCACCTATTTAGCTTTGGTCGCGCCCAAATTACTCCCCGATCATCAAACTCACCTTGTAGGAGAAGATTATAACCTTAAAGACTATGTCAGTGAAGTCGTCATTAGTCCGCGATCGAGCTTAATTGGTAAGACGTTACAAAGAACCAAAATTCAGCGTAAATTTGACTTAGATGTACTCGAAATTATTCGTGATAAACAGCGCTTTTCCCAACCTCTAGGGGATAAAGTTCTAAATGCCGGTGATATTCTCGTGATTCGGAGCAGTCGAGACGAATTACTCAAAATTCGAGAATCCAGGGGACTAGAAATTTTAGCCGATGTCAAATTTCAAGAACAACCCATAGAAAAAGTCATCGCTTCAGGAGAAGAAAAAATTGCAGAAGTTCTAATTTTATCGAATTCAAGATTGATTGGAACTACCTTAAAAGAATTGCGATTTAGACAACGCTACAATGCGACCGTATTAGCCATTAGAAGAGGTGCAGAATTCGTCCAAGGACGACTTGGTAAAATCCGATTGAAATTTGGGGATTTGTTATTAATTCAAGGGCCAAGACAGAGTTTCTTGGGTTTACAAACGACCCGTGAGTTACTGGTTTTAGAAGAAAAACCTGTAGATATTTCAAGGCGACAAAAAGCAAAGACAGCTCTAGGAATTACAACCGGAGTGATTTTGTTAGCCGCTTTTAATATCTTGCCGATCTTGGTCAGTTCTTTAACTGGTGTAGTGTTAATGATTATGACGGGATGTTTAAAACCAGGGGAAATTTATGGGTCTGTGCGCTGGGATGTCATTTTCCTCTTAGCCGGTTTAATTCCCCTAGGTATAGCGATGAATAAATCTGGTGCAACTCAATGGTTGGCTCAAAACTTAATCCATTTAGGAGGAAATTTTTCGGGTTATTGGATACTGTTCTTTTTCTTTATTATCACTTCCCTGCTTACTGAAATTCTTTCTAATAATGCCTCCGTCATTCTAATGTTACCCATTGCTGTGGAAGTCGCTAAAACCCTAGACTTGAACCCCTATGCTTTTATGTATGCGGTTGTTTTTGCTGCTTCCAATAGTTTTATGACTCCGATTGGATATCAAACGAATGCCATGGTGTATAGTCCAGGAGGCTATAAGTTTTTTGACTTTACCAAAGTGGGCGCACCTTTAAGTATCTTAATGATGTTTACAGTTCCCTTATTGATTAACTTTATCTATGGTTTATAG
- the serA gene encoding phosphoglycerate dehydrogenase, whose product MPKVLVCDPIDQAGIDILSQVAQVDIKTGLPVEELMKIVPEYDALMIRSGTRVTADIIEAGVQLKIIGRAGVGVDNVDVPAATRKGIIVVNSPEGNTIAAAEQALALMLSLSRHIPDANQSVKNGQWERKKFVGTEVYKKTLGIVGLGKIGSHVAAAAKAMGMKLIAFDPFISAERADQLGCRLVDMDVLMQESDYITLHIPKTPETANLINAESLAKMKPTARIINCARGGIIDEAALAEALKNGQIAGAALDVYASEPLGESPLTELGKEVILTPHLGASTTEAQVNVAVDVAEQIRDVLLGLPARSAVNIPGLHPDALEQLRPYLQLAETLGNLVSQLVGDRVESLNIHLQGELANNQSQPIVIAALKGLLSRALRERVNYVNASIEAQERGIRVIETRDASICDYKGSLLLQAKGPSEEHEVTGTLLGDGEIRITMVDGFPINVPPNQHMLFTRHRDMPGIIGKIGSLLGSFNVNIASMQVGRQIVRGDAVMVLTIDDPLPEGILEEILKVAGIRDANTVML is encoded by the coding sequence ATGCCTAAAGTTCTCGTTTGCGATCCTATCGATCAAGCTGGAATTGATATCCTATCTCAAGTTGCTCAAGTTGACATCAAAACTGGCCTTCCGGTTGAAGAACTCATGAAAATCGTTCCGGAATACGATGCCCTCATGATTCGCTCAGGAACCCGTGTCACCGCAGACATCATCGAAGCAGGTGTACAACTGAAAATCATCGGTCGTGCCGGGGTTGGGGTTGATAATGTAGATGTTCCCGCTGCTACCCGCAAAGGGATTATCGTCGTTAATTCACCAGAAGGCAATACGATCGCCGCTGCTGAACAGGCCCTGGCCTTAATGCTATCCCTGTCCCGTCATATTCCCGATGCTAACCAGTCTGTGAAAAATGGCCAGTGGGAGCGCAAAAAGTTTGTCGGCACTGAAGTCTATAAGAAAACCCTAGGAATTGTTGGCTTAGGCAAAATTGGCTCCCATGTAGCCGCAGCCGCTAAAGCGATGGGAATGAAGCTCATTGCCTTCGATCCCTTTATCTCCGCAGAACGGGCGGATCAATTGGGCTGTCGGCTGGTGGATATGGATGTTCTCATGCAAGAATCCGATTACATTACCCTCCACATTCCCAAAACTCCAGAAACGGCCAATTTAATCAATGCCGAGTCTTTGGCAAAAATGAAACCCACTGCCCGGATTATTAACTGTGCTAGAGGGGGAATTATTGATGAAGCGGCCTTAGCTGAAGCCTTGAAGAATGGTCAAATTGCTGGTGCAGCCCTTGATGTATATGCCAGTGAACCCCTGGGTGAATCTCCTTTGACGGAATTAGGTAAAGAGGTGATTTTAACCCCTCATCTAGGCGCTTCCACGACGGAAGCCCAGGTCAATGTCGCGGTTGATGTGGCTGAACAAATTCGGGATGTGCTTCTGGGACTGCCTGCACGCTCGGCAGTGAATATTCCCGGACTACATCCGGATGCATTGGAACAGTTGCGCCCCTATTTGCAATTGGCGGAAACGTTGGGTAATCTGGTTAGTCAGCTTGTGGGCGATCGCGTAGAAAGCCTCAATATTCACCTACAAGGGGAACTGGCCAATAACCAAAGCCAACCCATTGTCATTGCCGCACTCAAGGGTTTGCTCTCACGAGCGCTGCGGGAGCGTGTTAATTATGTGAATGCCTCTATCGAAGCTCAAGAGCGAGGCATTCGCGTGATTGAAACCCGTGATGCCAGTATCTGCGATTATAAGGGGTCTCTGTTGTTGCAAGCAAAAGGTCCCTCAGAAGAACATGAAGTCACCGGTACACTCCTGGGTGATGGCGAAATTCGGATTACTATGGTTGATGGATTTCCGATTAACGTGCCACCCAATCAGCATATGCTGTTTACCCGTCACCGAGATATGCCAGGGATCATTGGTAAAATTGGCTCTTTGTTGGGTAGTTTTAATGTCAATATTGCCAGTATGCAAGTCGGACGGCAAATCGTGCGTGGCGATGCGGTCATGGTACTGACGATTGACGATCCCTTACCCGAGGGGATTTTAGAGGAGATTCTCAAGGTTGCTGGAATTCGGGATGCCAATACAGTGATGTTGTAG
- the rsmG gene encoding 16S rRNA (guanine(527)-N(7))-methyltransferase RsmG translates to MEILQSIPPLPPSLEIWQQTMSWQPTPSQLDQFQQLYGLILAGNRHMNLTRITEPTEFWEKHLWDSIRPLAFGLSSPQPQDLPLQPWTTDRPLRGLDIGTGGGFPGFPVAFSLGAIYPQLELTLLDSTQKKILFLEEAIATLKLPDIRATVGRAEQIHHQPDYYQQYDFCLIRAVANAEVCVQYAFPFLKPGGLVILYRGRWTQDEEKILNQTLRSLRGNLIWIDAFITPLSQATRHCIYVRKECLPLPVTRSL, encoded by the coding sequence ATGGAGATTTTGCAATCCATTCCTCCCTTACCTCCTTCTCTGGAGATTTGGCAACAAACGATGAGTTGGCAACCTACCCCCAGCCAATTAGATCAATTCCAGCAGCTCTATGGCTTAATTTTAGCGGGGAATCGTCACATGAATTTAACCCGCATTACTGAGCCAACCGAGTTTTGGGAAAAGCATTTATGGGATTCTATTCGCCCTCTGGCGTTTGGTCTATCTTCCCCTCAACCGCAAGATTTACCGCTCCAACCGTGGACTACGGATCGACCCCTGCGAGGTCTGGATATTGGCACTGGGGGAGGATTTCCTGGATTTCCGGTGGCGTTTAGTTTAGGAGCAATTTATCCGCAATTAGAGTTAACGTTGCTCGATAGTACGCAAAAGAAGATCCTGTTTTTAGAAGAGGCGATCGCCACCCTAAAGTTACCCGATATTAGGGCTACTGTGGGCAGAGCTGAACAGATTCATCACCAACCCGACTATTATCAACAGTATGATTTTTGTTTAATCCGAGCTGTAGCCAACGCTGAAGTCTGTGTACAGTATGCCTTTCCCTTTTTGAAACCAGGGGGTCTGGTCATTTTATATCGGGGGCGCTGGACTCAGGACGAGGAAAAAATCCTCAACCAAACCCTACGCAGTTTAAGAGGAAATTTAATCTGGATAGATGCCTTTATCACTCCACTCAGTCAAGCCACGCGACACTGTATTTATGTGCGAAAGGAATGTTTACCATTACCGGTTACCCGTTCCCTATAA
- the ald gene encoding alanine dehydrogenase, translated as MDIGVPKERKDQEFRVGLTPSSVRVLTERGHQVFVETGAGDGAGFIDGDYLDVGAKIVPSPDLAWDQELVVKVKEPLASEYGFLTSGKLLFTYLHLAADRPLTEKLIKSGTLAIAYETVELPDGRLPLLTPMSVIAGRLSVQFGARFLERQQGGRGVLLGGIPGVSPGQVVILGGGVVGTEAARIAIGMGAKVQILDINVERLAELETLFGSRVELLYSNSAQIERVVPEADLLVGAVLVLGRRAPQLVARSLVGRMKPGSVLIDVSVDQGGCIETLHPTSHTQPIYIEEGVVHYGVPNMPGAVPWTATQALNNATLPYVLQLAHAGVGALKQNPALAKGVNIKNNHIVHPAIHDCFPDLVT; from the coding sequence ATGGATATCGGAGTTCCTAAAGAACGGAAAGATCAAGAATTTCGGGTGGGACTCACCCCTAGTAGTGTACGGGTGTTGACTGAACGGGGTCATCAGGTCTTTGTGGAAACTGGAGCAGGTGACGGGGCTGGGTTCATAGATGGAGATTACTTAGATGTGGGGGCAAAGATTGTCCCTTCTCCAGATCTGGCATGGGATCAGGAGTTGGTAGTAAAGGTAAAGGAACCGTTAGCTTCTGAGTATGGGTTTTTGACTTCTGGAAAGTTATTGTTTACTTATCTACATTTGGCGGCCGATCGCCCCTTAACGGAAAAATTAATAAAATCGGGGACATTGGCGATTGCCTATGAAACCGTAGAATTACCCGATGGTCGCCTACCCCTGCTCACGCCCATGAGCGTTATTGCTGGCCGGCTATCTGTGCAGTTTGGGGCCCGTTTCTTAGAGCGACAACAGGGGGGGCGAGGAGTTCTATTAGGCGGTATTCCAGGAGTTAGTCCCGGACAAGTAGTCATTCTTGGCGGCGGTGTCGTTGGTACAGAAGCCGCCCGCATTGCCATAGGAATGGGAGCCAAAGTCCAAATTCTAGATATTAATGTGGAGCGCCTGGCAGAGCTAGAAACCCTATTTGGTTCCAGAGTGGAATTGCTCTATAGTAATTCGGCCCAAATTGAACGAGTGGTTCCCGAGGCAGATCTGCTTGTTGGGGCTGTATTAGTCTTAGGTCGTCGTGCCCCTCAATTGGTTGCCCGCAGTTTAGTGGGGAGAATGAAACCTGGTTCGGTGCTGATTGATGTTTCCGTTGATCAAGGGGGATGTATCGAAACCCTGCACCCCACTTCCCACACCCAACCCATCTATATAGAGGAAGGGGTTGTCCATTATGGTGTCCCCAATATGCCAGGAGCCGTACCTTGGACAGCAACCCAAGCCTTGAATAATGCCACGCTGCCCTATGTGTTGCAATTAGCCCATGCGGGAGTCGGCGCTCTGAAGCAAAATCCTGCTTTGGCCAAGGGAGTGAATATCAAGAATAATCATATTGTCCATCCAGCCATTCATGACTGCTTTCCAGATTTGGTGACTTGA
- a CDS encoding DNA-directed RNA polymerase subunit beta' — translation MIFKNRVIDKGQLKKLIAAAFTQYGSARTSQMADRLKNLGFRFATRAGVSISVDDLQIPPSKQELLEAAEEQIREIELRYSKGEITEVERFQRVIDTWNSTSEALKDEVVRYFKATNPLNSVYMMAFSGARGNISQVRQLVGMRGLMADPQGEIISLPIKTNFREGLTVTEYIISSYGARKGLVDTALRTADSGYLTRRLVDVSQDVIIRELDCGTARGITVEAMCEGDRTLIPLADRLLGRSLAEDVVSETGELVAKRNDWLSEELAKAVAQHRKTVKVRSPLTCEAARSVCQACYGWSLAHHAPVDLGEAVGIIAAQSIGEPGTQLTMRTFHTGGVFSGAARDILAPTGGKINYAEVKTRKVKSKQGQEIRVETGGVLELIVDVEIRELEAGQTQQSGGALDQKKKHNIHKIPISAGSRLLVEDGQMIKPGTIIANTPPSRAASRSTERATKDVSTDIAGEVCFEGIIPEEKRDRQGATTVIARTGGLIWVLSGEVYNLPSDAKPVVKNQDQVRSLDVLAMSTITTKHGGLVRLPDGPEGREVEIITAQVTLDQATVTIKDKGSKEIYLITTREGEQFSLLATPGSKVTSGQVVAELIDQSYRTLTGGTVRYAGIETKRRSGTSKYGQEVVKGGTLLWIPEESHEVNKDISLLMVEDGQYVEAGTEVVKDIFCQTSGIVTVVQKNDILREIIIKPGELHLITDPEQMPAEGIVRPPERVMGQEVEQLCTLEIVQTPEGMGALLRPVAEYPVSDNPPGPSTSTGEKDLIQLRTAQRLPYKDGERIKSVQGVDLVRTHLILEINPDYAGETSSAGASSLQGLELVADIELVPAPELNETTEEGEVIEVMRLQLVILESLLIRREGIADLTQGQIRTQLLVADGAQVGAGDVIASTEILCNSPGEIAGLRDEDEQVRRLLVVRGSDRRTLDLQEQIDQLQVKEGDLLVAGEEVAPGIRLPESSKVEFIDPTDKTLVLRSARPYRVSPGAVLHLGDGGLVQRGDKLVLLVFERAKTGDIIQGLPRIEELLEARKPKEACVLARRPGEIQTVEGEDDVRAIRVVEIDGTLTTYTLLPGQSLMVVEGERVEAGGPISDGQQNPHELLEIKFGWYLEQGMSHYEAAMAALAEVQQFLVDAVQGVYQSQGIDIADKHIEVIVRQMTSKVRLDDGGDTTMLPGELMELYQVEQVNEAMSITGGAPAKYTPVLLGITKASLNTDSFISAASFQETTRVLTEAAIEGKSDWLRGLKENVIIGRLIPAGTGFNAYEDGFRGQIAPDYDTRGDLDDEIVGSGLSDSFLPGHGYSGGSDDSEYGVRSDEFSAPTGRNMSYPMFDNSESDVDDLQDLVVDDRTAYRLDPKSSAQKAGTKKGKTPKGKAKKAEPAIDMDLDLEEEELIYDPMEDDQD, via the coding sequence AATCCCCTGAATAGCGTGTATATGATGGCGTTTTCTGGGGCACGGGGGAATATTTCCCAGGTGCGTCAGTTGGTGGGAATGCGGGGGCTGATGGCCGATCCCCAGGGGGAAATTATTTCCTTGCCCATTAAAACCAATTTCCGGGAAGGGTTAACAGTAACCGAGTATATTATTTCCTCCTATGGAGCCAGAAAAGGTCTGGTGGATACGGCGCTCCGGACGGCAGATAGTGGATATTTAACCCGGCGCTTGGTGGATGTGTCCCAAGATGTGATTATTCGGGAACTCGACTGCGGAACAGCCCGGGGAATTACGGTTGAAGCCATGTGTGAGGGTGATCGCACCCTGATTCCCCTAGCCGATCGCCTGTTGGGTCGCTCTTTGGCTGAAGATGTGGTCTCGGAAACCGGGGAGTTGGTGGCCAAGCGCAATGATTGGCTCAGTGAAGAGCTAGCCAAAGCAGTGGCCCAACACCGGAAAACGGTCAAAGTGCGATCGCCTCTGACCTGCGAAGCGGCGCGCTCGGTTTGCCAGGCGTGCTACGGCTGGAGTTTGGCCCACCATGCCCCAGTGGATTTAGGGGAAGCAGTGGGGATTATTGCCGCCCAGTCGATTGGCGAACCGGGGACCCAGCTCACGATGAGGACATTCCATACGGGGGGCGTATTCTCTGGGGCAGCCCGGGATATCCTGGCTCCGACGGGGGGCAAAATCAACTATGCCGAAGTCAAAACCCGTAAGGTTAAAAGCAAACAGGGCCAAGAAATTCGGGTAGAAACAGGAGGGGTGCTGGAGCTGATTGTGGATGTGGAAATTCGGGAGTTGGAGGCGGGCCAAACCCAGCAGAGTGGGGGTGCTCTTGACCAGAAGAAAAAACACAATATCCACAAAATTCCCATCAGTGCGGGGTCTCGTCTGCTGGTCGAAGATGGGCAGATGATTAAACCCGGGACGATTATTGCCAATACGCCTCCTTCGAGGGCAGCGAGCCGTTCGACGGAGCGGGCAACGAAGGATGTGAGTACGGATATTGCCGGAGAAGTCTGTTTTGAAGGCATCATCCCGGAAGAAAAACGCGATCGCCAAGGGGCAACGACGGTGATTGCCCGGACAGGCGGCCTGATTTGGGTCTTATCTGGGGAAGTCTATAACCTGCCCTCGGATGCCAAACCAGTGGTCAAAAACCAAGACCAGGTGCGATCGCTCGATGTCCTGGCCATGAGTACCATCACCACCAAACATGGGGGACTTGTGCGGCTGCCCGATGGCCCGGAAGGGCGGGAAGTGGAAATTATCACCGCCCAAGTCACTTTAGACCAGGCAACGGTGACAATTAAAGACAAAGGCAGCAAGGAAATCTACTTAATCACGACCCGCGAGGGCGAGCAGTTTTCCCTGCTGGCCACCCCGGGAAGTAAAGTGACCTCTGGCCAAGTCGTTGCCGAACTGATTGACCAGAGCTATCGCACCCTGACAGGGGGAACGGTCCGTTATGCGGGCATTGAAACGAAACGGCGCAGCGGCACGAGCAAATACGGACAAGAGGTGGTGAAAGGGGGAACCCTACTCTGGATTCCGGAAGAGTCCCACGAAGTGAACAAGGATATTTCCCTGCTGATGGTCGAAGATGGGCAATATGTAGAAGCGGGAACAGAGGTGGTCAAAGATATCTTCTGCCAAACCTCTGGGATTGTGACGGTGGTGCAGAAAAACGACATTCTGCGGGAAATCATCATTAAACCGGGAGAACTCCATCTGATTACGGACCCGGAACAGATGCCCGCGGAAGGCATCGTCCGTCCCCCAGAAAGGGTGATGGGCCAAGAAGTCGAGCAGCTCTGCACCCTAGAGATTGTCCAAACCCCAGAAGGGATGGGTGCCCTGTTGCGCCCGGTGGCGGAGTACCCCGTCTCGGATAATCCTCCGGGGCCGTCTACTTCGACAGGGGAAAAAGATTTGATTCAACTGCGCACGGCGCAACGGTTGCCCTACAAGGATGGCGAGCGGATTAAGTCGGTTCAAGGGGTAGACTTGGTGCGCACCCATTTAATCCTGGAGATTAACCCAGACTATGCGGGCGAAACCTCGAGTGCGGGAGCGAGTTCTTTGCAGGGCTTAGAATTGGTGGCCGACATTGAACTGGTGCCGGCTCCGGAGTTGAACGAAACGACGGAAGAGGGAGAGGTGATTGAAGTGATGCGCCTCCAGTTGGTGATTCTAGAGTCTCTATTGATTCGCCGGGAAGGAATAGCAGACCTGACCCAAGGACAAATCCGGACGCAACTGTTGGTGGCCGATGGGGCCCAAGTTGGGGCTGGGGATGTGATTGCTTCAACGGAGATTCTGTGTAATTCCCCAGGGGAAATTGCTGGGCTTCGGGATGAGGATGAGCAGGTGCGGCGGTTGCTGGTGGTTCGAGGGAGCGATCGCCGAACCCTAGATCTGCAAGAGCAAATCGACCAGCTCCAAGTGAAGGAAGGAGACCTACTGGTGGCGGGAGAGGAGGTTGCGCCGGGCATTCGGCTTCCAGAGTCGAGCAAGGTTGAATTTATTGACCCCACCGACAAAACTCTAGTCCTGCGTTCTGCCCGTCCCTACCGAGTTTCTCCAGGTGCGGTGTTGCACCTGGGAGACGGGGGACTGGTCCAACGGGGGGATAAGTTGGTTCTGTTGGTCTTCGAGCGGGCGAAGACGGGGGATATTATTCAAGGTCTGCCCCGGATTGAAGAACTGCTGGAGGCGCGCAAACCGAAGGAAGCCTGTGTCTTAGCCCGTCGTCCTGGAGAAATCCAAACGGTGGAAGGGGAAGATGACGTGCGAGCCATCCGGGTGGTGGAAATTGATGGGACTTTGACCACGTATACGCTGCTGCCGGGCCAGAGCTTGATGGTGGTAGAAGGAGAACGGGTGGAAGCGGGAGGCCCGATTTCTGATGGTCAACAAAATCCCCACGAACTGCTCGAGATTAAGTTTGGCTGGTATTTGGAGCAGGGAATGTCCCATTACGAAGCGGCGATGGCGGCTTTGGCTGAGGTGCAACAGTTTTTGGTGGATGCGGTGCAAGGGGTTTATCAGTCCCAAGGGATTGATATTGCGGACAAACATATTGAGGTGATTGTTCGGCAGATGACTTCTAAGGTGCGCCTAGATGATGGGGGAGATACGACGATGTTGCCTGGGGAGCTGATGGAGTTGTACCAAGTAGAGCAAGTGAACGAGGCGATGTCGATTACCGGGGGCGCGCCGGCTAAGTATACGCCGGTGTTGCTGGGGATTACGAAGGCTTCGCTGAATACAGATAGCTTCATCAGTGCGGCGAGTTTCCAGGAGACGACGCGGGTGCTGACGGAGGCGGCGATCGAGGGTAAGTCGGACTGGTTGAGGGGCTTGAAGGAAAATGTGATTATCGGGCGCTTAATTCCGGCAGGAACTGGGTTTAATGCCTATGAGGATGGGTTTAGGGGCCAAATTGCCCCGGATTATGATACGAGGGGGGATCTCGATGACGAAATTGTGGGATCGGGTCTATCAGACAGCTTCTTGCCTGGCCATGGATATTCGGGTGGGTCTGATGATTCCGAATATGGGGTAAGGTCTGATGAGTTTTCTGCTCCGACTGGCCGGAATATGTCATATCCGATGTTTGATAATTCAGAGTCGGATGTGGATGATTTGCAGGATTTGGTGGTCGATGACCGCACAGCCTACCGTTTAGATCCAAAATCGAGCGCCCAGAAGGCAGGGACTAAAAAGGGCAAAACCCCGAAAGGAAAGGCAAAAAAGGCCGAGCCGGCGATCGATATGGATTTAGATTTGGAGGAGGAAGAGCTAATCTATGATCCAATGGAGGATGATCAGGATTAG